The proteins below come from a single Mesobacillus jeotgali genomic window:
- a CDS encoding dynamin family protein has product MSYTEKKEIIQKKAAALRESLVENIPESSQMKMLLELEEDLAQDYYTVMVVGEFKHGKSTFVNALLGQDIMPRDVTPTTATINAVFHSEKPALQILKNDGQVEMRTLSKEQLDQYTASADFNVDDIKYLKLFMTAPLLKDRVVLIDTPGVNDLNQQRSDVTFQFLPRADVVIFMTSITAAMKQTEVTFIQEFLLKNGLDKILFAANFMDRIDEEELDETIDFVERRIQNTLSGEKPALFPMSAKEALEGKVTGDAELLQYSGIPEIEAEIARRIESGTRSMEKLERFNWRLHAIAEGVLSEIETAGQLSSQSVESLAAQVDAVTQWFEKQDIWKGQLQNYLLERKNEIKYMVRKSVQHFGGIVKEDIENRIRLFYGADVKNLVEAQIPIAVKSHFNQWTNQYSDYIHELLRKTQAEVSKGLSSAFKQSVAIQAVKGEDLAFTDAVPMLRANTGNANVKAGVLLGGASTLVMLLGGPFFLPLVGMAGLPFLSQKLAEKQLENIKPELISNSNKQIGQLVDNLEDHLEQYINQAMKDIEEESFDEFTRLLRSYEVILKGEIKAKQNEAASIRTYQEKLNGFNDFIKDEILEGVAVG; this is encoded by the coding sequence ATGAGTTATACAGAGAAGAAAGAGATAATCCAAAAGAAAGCTGCTGCTCTAAGAGAGTCGCTTGTCGAAAACATACCAGAAAGTTCACAGATGAAGATGCTGCTTGAGCTGGAAGAAGACTTGGCCCAAGATTATTATACAGTCATGGTTGTTGGAGAATTTAAACATGGCAAGTCGACATTTGTTAATGCTTTGCTTGGTCAGGATATCATGCCTAGAGATGTGACACCAACCACTGCCACCATTAACGCTGTCTTCCATTCTGAGAAGCCAGCGCTTCAAATCCTGAAGAATGATGGACAAGTGGAAATGAGGACTCTTTCCAAGGAGCAGCTTGACCAATATACGGCCTCAGCGGATTTTAACGTCGATGACATCAAATACTTGAAGCTCTTTATGACTGCTCCGCTGCTAAAGGATCGAGTGGTCCTGATTGACACGCCGGGGGTGAATGACCTGAACCAGCAGCGCTCCGATGTAACGTTCCAATTTCTGCCGAGGGCGGATGTTGTCATTTTTATGACTTCGATCACCGCTGCAATGAAGCAGACAGAAGTGACGTTCATCCAGGAGTTTCTTCTGAAAAATGGGCTGGACAAAATCCTCTTCGCAGCTAACTTCATGGATCGTATCGATGAAGAAGAGTTAGATGAAACCATTGATTTTGTTGAACGAAGGATCCAAAACACACTCAGTGGAGAAAAACCAGCATTATTCCCCATGTCCGCCAAGGAAGCTCTGGAAGGAAAAGTTACTGGAGATGCTGAACTGTTACAGTACTCGGGAATTCCTGAAATCGAGGCGGAGATTGCCCGCAGAATCGAGAGTGGAACACGCAGCATGGAAAAGCTGGAACGGTTCAATTGGCGGCTCCATGCTATAGCAGAGGGGGTTCTCAGCGAGATTGAAACAGCTGGGCAACTGTCATCGCAGTCAGTGGAGAGTCTTGCTGCGCAGGTGGATGCTGTAACCCAATGGTTTGAGAAACAGGACATTTGGAAGGGTCAACTCCAGAACTATCTACTGGAACGCAAGAATGAGATTAAGTATATGGTGCGGAAATCGGTACAGCATTTTGGCGGCATTGTAAAAGAGGACATTGAAAACAGGATTCGTCTATTTTACGGAGCGGACGTTAAAAATCTAGTGGAAGCACAGATTCCAATTGCAGTGAAATCTCATTTCAATCAATGGACCAATCAATACAGTGACTATATACATGAGCTCTTGCGCAAAACTCAAGCAGAAGTTTCAAAAGGACTTTCTTCGGCATTTAAGCAATCCGTTGCCATCCAGGCGGTAAAGGGAGAAGACCTCGCCTTTACGGATGCCGTACCTATGTTGAGGGCAAACACTGGTAATGCCAATGTTAAGGCGGGTGTTTTATTAGGCGGAGCAAGTACTCTGGTAATGCTTTTAGGCGGTCCCTTCTTTCTGCCGCTTGTCGGGATGGCGGGTCTTCCATTCTTGTCACAGAAACTTGCAGAAAAACAGCTGGAAAATATCAAACCTGAATTGATCTCCAACTCCAATAAGCAAATTGGCCAGCTGGTCGATAACTTGGAGGATCATCTGGAACAGTATATCAATCAGGCAATGAAGGATATAGAAGAAGAGTCCTTTGACGAATTCACCAGACTGCTTCGTTCCTATGAAGTCATCCTGAAAGGCGAAATCAAGGCCAAACAAAACGAGGCAGCAAGCATCCGGACCTACCAAGAAAAATTAAATGGATTTAATGATTTTATTAAAGATGAAATTTTAGAAGGAGTTGCAGTTGGATGA
- a CDS encoding dynamin family protein: MSFSLDFYTGKKKQLIEQLNKLYVVLQDLGNQSDLKKLSEAKRQVMEEQFQIVVVGEFSRGKSTFINALLGKKILPSSARPTTTLLNVISYSKEPFIKLHFRKKGVKEVSEEFFKKLVAPKEPIPGDLLSEQEYERQVELFQTIEFAELGHPLTFCKDGVRIIDTPGTNDLDPAREQLTNSIIPRSDAAILLLSAIKILSESEISFLKDRILASDIQKIFIVVNQKDLLENKQEIEKVYQYAYKNLKTILHDPKIFMVSAIDALNTRRHAAGEELKGRRGKAVKVKPLEESGYPDLESALADFLQFDRGAVKLRKPLQKMDKLITEVMAKQIDFEFNTLHQQKEGLQEKVAAFRPRLDLVRRAGKESLKKIVIELDKEESKMARWYDGQLGKISNKGLDTFDRNRHLSVNDISSAVEGAIAPLERDLHEKKKEKMTDTAKRVIDDMSRQLNNEWFKLEGELQNIGSYHTDHHLTHSVVPYEKEYEHSIFDDIFEELDSAWGRSNSFIGKVAIGAGYVATAVIGVASFLVRAGWSWLTGEDEKTKFRRKLVSQFETTEAQRKLSLKNEWDGMVKAITKQYEEIVNDNVLQVEKQLNQLLENTMLEEKEIEIKIEQLNRRSNALKKIQHDLSILNKDLMNPMKQKVGVKR; the protein is encoded by the coding sequence GTGAGTTTTTCACTAGATTTTTATACAGGCAAAAAGAAGCAGTTAATCGAACAACTGAATAAACTTTATGTCGTGCTGCAGGATCTGGGAAACCAGTCGGACCTGAAAAAGCTGTCAGAAGCGAAAAGGCAGGTCATGGAAGAACAATTCCAAATCGTGGTGGTGGGGGAGTTTTCCCGGGGCAAATCGACTTTCATCAATGCTCTTCTAGGAAAAAAAATCCTCCCGTCATCGGCCCGCCCGACGACAACGCTGCTGAATGTAATTTCTTATAGCAAGGAGCCATTCATCAAGCTTCACTTTAGGAAGAAGGGTGTTAAAGAAGTTTCAGAGGAATTTTTTAAGAAGCTGGTGGCACCGAAAGAGCCGATCCCGGGAGATCTTCTGTCAGAACAGGAATATGAGCGGCAGGTTGAGCTATTTCAAACCATCGAGTTCGCAGAACTTGGACATCCATTGACCTTTTGTAAGGACGGAGTGAGAATCATCGATACACCAGGGACAAATGATCTAGACCCTGCTCGTGAACAGCTGACCAACAGCATTATCCCACGGTCTGATGCAGCAATATTGCTCCTTTCGGCAATCAAGATTTTATCAGAATCAGAGATTAGTTTCCTTAAGGACAGAATCCTGGCAAGCGATATACAGAAGATTTTCATTGTGGTAAATCAAAAGGACCTGTTGGAAAATAAGCAGGAAATCGAAAAGGTTTACCAGTACGCCTATAAAAATCTCAAGACAATCTTGCATGATCCTAAAATTTTCATGGTGTCCGCGATCGACGCTTTGAATACGCGCCGTCACGCAGCAGGTGAAGAGCTAAAAGGCAGACGCGGAAAGGCAGTCAAGGTCAAGCCTCTGGAGGAGTCAGGATATCCTGATCTGGAATCTGCACTTGCTGATTTCCTTCAATTTGACAGAGGTGCAGTGAAGCTTCGGAAACCACTGCAAAAGATGGATAAGCTGATTACGGAAGTTATGGCAAAACAAATTGATTTTGAATTCAATACCCTGCATCAGCAAAAAGAGGGACTTCAGGAAAAGGTGGCTGCTTTTCGGCCGCGCCTGGATCTTGTTCGCCGGGCAGGGAAAGAGTCGCTAAAGAAAATCGTCATCGAGCTAGACAAAGAAGAATCGAAGATGGCCAGATGGTATGATGGTCAGCTTGGTAAAATCTCCAATAAGGGTTTGGATACCTTTGATCGAAACCGCCATCTCAGTGTCAATGACATCAGCAGTGCGGTAGAGGGAGCTATTGCTCCGTTAGAACGTGACTTACATGAGAAAAAGAAAGAAAAAATGACAGATACAGCAAAGCGTGTCATTGATGATATGAGCCGCCAGTTGAATAATGAGTGGTTTAAACTAGAGGGAGAATTGCAAAATATAGGTTCTTACCATACAGACCATCATTTAACACATTCAGTTGTCCCATATGAAAAAGAATATGAGCATTCTATTTTTGATGACATTTTTGAAGAATTGGACAGCGCGTGGGGCAGAAGCAACAGCTTTATCGGAAAAGTAGCGATAGGGGCCGGCTATGTAGCTACTGCTGTGATAGGAGTGGCTTCCTTCCTTGTCAGGGCAGGATGGTCCTGGTTGACTGGTGAAGACGAAAAGACGAAATTTCGCCGGAAGCTCGTCTCTCAGTTCGAAACTACGGAAGCACAGCGAAAGCTAAGTTTGAAAAATGAATGGGATGGAATGGTCAAGGCCATCACCAAGCAATACGAAGAGATCGTCAATGATAACGTCCTGCAGGTAGAGAAACAGCTAAACCAGCTACTGGAGAATACAATGCTTGAGGAAAAAGAAATTGAAATCAAGATTGAACAGCTTAACCGCCGTTCGAATGCACTGAAAAAAATTCAGCACGACCTGTCAATCCTGAATAAGGACTTAATGAATCCCATGAAGCAAAAGGTGGGTGTGAAGAGATGA